The following are encoded in a window of Vespula vulgaris chromosome 8, iyVesVulg1.1, whole genome shotgun sequence genomic DNA:
- the LOC127065631 gene encoding ubiquitin-like protein 3 encodes MSSRNIPSDKINLRLILVSGKTKEFLFSPSDSAGDIAHHVFENWPEDWAEEAVAKAEILRLIYQGRFLHSNVTLGALGLPFGKTTVMHLVPRENLPEPNSQDQRQKSKGGGSSCCSASCCIL; translated from the exons ATAAATCTACGCCTCATCCTCGTCAGTGGTAAGACAAAAGAGTTCCTATTCAGTCCGAGCGACTCCGCGGGGGATATAGCGCACCATGTGTTTGAAAACTGGCCGGAAG ACTGGGCGGAAGAGGCTGTTGCCAAAGCGGAGATCCTGCGGCTAATCTACCAAGGTCGTTTTCTGCACAGCAATGTCACGCTCGGTGCTCTTGGGCTTCCTTTCGGGAAAACCACGGTGATGCATTTGGTACCACGAGAAAATCTTCCCGAGCCTAATTCCCAAG aTCAAAGGCAAAAAAGTAAAGGTGGTGGTAGCAGTTGCTGCTCAGCATCCTGCTGCATACTTTAA